The Candidatus Nanohalovita haloferacivicina genome has a window encoding:
- the dinB gene encoding DNA polymerase IV translates to MTDRKILHVDMDSFYASVEKQRKGLEGPIVICVYSGRTEDSGAVSTCNYEARDMGIHAAMPITRAKNIAEKSEKEVHFLPMDREYYQQISDEIREQIYEKYAEKIEQASIDEAYLDTTDKVESFDEAEQLAEKIQEEVEEEFGITCSIGIGPNKLVAKIASDREKPEGLTMVLPEEVQEFMQSLELEDIHGIGGKTVEKLEALGIASVKELAEADTRELIEEFGENLGVKIQEKACGQDDEEVSEKMQKQITRITTLDQNSRSVNHIKTYFPDLADEIFEQLEDKGLNFGQVVLVVIDSEIQMHTRSKTLKARIRDREKFIEEEEALLEDFMNDFDGEVRRIGLRVSDLEEDRGQRKLESF, encoded by the coding sequence ATGACCGACAGAAAAATCCTGCACGTCGACATGGACTCATTCTACGCATCGGTCGAGAAACAGAGAAAAGGCCTGGAAGGTCCGATCGTCATCTGCGTATACTCCGGACGCACAGAGGACTCCGGCGCAGTATCAACCTGCAACTACGAGGCCCGTGACATGGGCATACATGCCGCAATGCCGATAACAAGAGCAAAAAATATTGCCGAGAAATCAGAGAAAGAAGTACATTTTCTCCCAATGGATCGTGAGTACTATCAGCAGATATCCGATGAAATCAGAGAACAGATATACGAAAAATACGCGGAAAAGATCGAACAGGCCTCTATAGATGAAGCATATCTGGATACAACCGACAAAGTTGAAAGCTTCGACGAAGCTGAACAACTGGCCGAGAAAATTCAGGAGGAAGTTGAGGAAGAGTTCGGTATCACCTGTTCAATTGGTATTGGCCCGAACAAACTCGTGGCTAAGATCGCCTCCGACCGCGAAAAACCTGAAGGCCTTACCATGGTGCTGCCTGAAGAAGTACAGGAGTTTATGCAGTCGCTGGAGCTGGAGGATATCCACGGCATCGGAGGAAAAACTGTGGAGAAACTTGAGGCCCTTGGAATCGCTTCTGTAAAGGAACTGGCGGAGGCTGATACCCGTGAACTTATCGAGGAGTTCGGCGAAAACCTAGGAGTGAAGATACAGGAGAAGGCCTGCGGCCAGGACGATGAAGAAGTCAGCGAAAAGATGCAGAAACAGATTACCCGCATAACTACACTAGATCAGAACTCTCGCAGCGTCAACCACATCAAAACATACTTCCCAGATCTGGCCGATGAAATATTTGAGCAACTGGAGGATAAAGGCCTTAACTTCGGGCAAGTAGTTCTTGTAGTAATCGATTCCGAAATTCAGATGCATACGCGGTCGAAAACTCTAAAGGCCAGAATCAGAGATAGGGAGAAATTTATTGAGGAAGAAGAGGCCTTGCTGGAAGATTTCATGAATGATTTCGATGGAGAGGTCCGCCGGATAGGCCTCAGGGTATCTGACCTGGAAGAAGATCGGGGTCAGAGAAAGTTGGAGAGCTTCTAG
- the ileS gene encoding isoleucine--tRNA ligase: MTDYNPEKIEETVLQQWNNNDTRQKVLNRNKGNDRFYFLDGPPYASGNIHMGTGLNKILKDFYLRFHRKLGYNVHSQPGYDTHGLPIENKVEEEKGFNSKKDIEDFGVENFIKECQKFVDQHIEQMNHDFEDMGVWMDWENPYVTYHDYYIEGAWQTFQKAFEKDFLYKDQYPVHICTRCETAVAYNEIEYTKLNDPEVYVAMPVKDSDEELLIWTTTPWTLPANAAIMVGPSYQYSLVEFNERKIWMASELVDTIMSKFGVEDHEVLKEVTGEELEGLEYGHPLEDKVPAQEGVQGKVVLSDRYVDLEGGTGLVHSAPGHGKEDYEVGQENDIKQISPVNLKGEFTEEAGPYEGLYVKDADPEIKEDLGEALLYSGEIRHEYPKCWRCDTPLLQLSIPQWFFGATKFRDELIESNEEVNWVPDWAGQKFHEWLEQLGDWPVSRQRYWGIPLPIWECNDCDHTKVIGDRSELPEVPDDLHRPYIDNVELDCEECGGTMERIPDVLDVWFDSGVAPWASLKHPAIDFSFEDHNPVDLELEGFDQIRGWWNSQFITSHMTYDQKPFNNVIYHGKVMLDGKEMSKSKGIVVSPGEAIEKYGRDVLRFFILSGDPSDDLNFTWDKMDENQEFMNILWNTYNYKDTYTEDRERPDNLNTEDEWILSRLNTLVRDVREYSTEPNYQAFKAAQEVERFTKEDLSRGYIKMVRDRLRPGYEGDDRKAAEWTLRKVCDELLQVLSPFLPYLTEYLYDDEDSIHMLDYPEVQEEFIDEALEREMSIFQDIEEAVARLRQEKGIKLRHPVQKVTVSGNAEVKEAVESLEELLEERLNTKDVAFEKVELDYEVKLDYAKAGPELGGDVKSVESSLADMDHNELADKIEDGESIEVEGHELSSDMFEVRSFVPEGMEGEEFSEGTVYIDDEMTEELKDEALVAEVLRELQQARKEAELEVEDKVDVSFGGDIEPVEENVETVRDRVNVESIDFEGRELEFSGSVEFEDRKVSYSFSRPVQ; encoded by the coding sequence ATGACCGACTACAATCCAGAAAAAATTGAAGAAACAGTTCTCCAGCAATGGAACAATAATGATACAAGGCAAAAAGTACTGAACAGAAACAAGGGAAACGACCGATTCTACTTTCTAGACGGGCCTCCATACGCATCAGGAAACATTCACATGGGTACAGGCCTTAACAAGATTCTGAAGGATTTCTACCTGCGATTCCACAGGAAGCTTGGCTACAATGTACACAGCCAGCCGGGTTACGATACTCACGGCCTCCCTATCGAAAATAAGGTGGAGGAAGAGAAAGGATTCAACTCGAAAAAAGATATTGAAGACTTTGGAGTGGAGAACTTCATCAAGGAATGTCAGAAATTCGTCGACCAGCACATCGAACAGATGAATCACGACTTCGAAGATATGGGAGTCTGGATGGACTGGGAAAACCCGTACGTAACCTACCACGACTACTACATTGAGGGTGCGTGGCAGACATTCCAAAAGGCCTTCGAAAAAGACTTCCTGTACAAGGATCAGTACCCTGTACACATCTGCACACGCTGCGAGACAGCAGTAGCATACAACGAAATCGAATATACTAAACTAAACGACCCGGAAGTCTACGTGGCAATGCCAGTCAAGGACTCCGACGAAGAGTTACTGATTTGGACCACCACTCCATGGACACTGCCAGCAAACGCAGCAATCATGGTAGGCCCAAGCTACCAGTACTCGCTAGTAGAATTCAACGAGAGAAAGATCTGGATGGCCTCAGAACTTGTAGATACAATAATGAGCAAGTTCGGGGTAGAAGACCATGAAGTACTGAAAGAGGTAACGGGAGAAGAACTTGAAGGCCTTGAATATGGTCATCCTCTGGAAGACAAAGTTCCGGCACAGGAAGGCGTACAGGGTAAAGTAGTTCTTTCTGATCGCTACGTCGACCTTGAAGGAGGAACAGGCCTCGTACACTCAGCACCAGGACACGGTAAAGAGGACTACGAGGTAGGCCAGGAAAATGATATTAAACAGATCTCTCCAGTCAATCTGAAAGGAGAGTTCACAGAAGAAGCAGGCCCATACGAAGGCCTATACGTGAAGGATGCCGACCCAGAGATCAAGGAGGATCTTGGAGAAGCATTGCTTTACTCGGGAGAGATCCGGCACGAGTATCCAAAGTGCTGGAGATGTGATACTCCGCTTCTACAGCTTTCGATCCCTCAGTGGTTCTTCGGAGCTACAAAGTTCAGAGACGAACTGATTGAAAGCAATGAAGAGGTAAACTGGGTTCCTGACTGGGCCGGACAGAAATTCCATGAATGGCTTGAACAGCTTGGAGACTGGCCTGTATCTAGACAGCGTTACTGGGGAATCCCACTACCTATCTGGGAATGTAACGACTGCGATCACACCAAGGTTATCGGAGATAGATCCGAGCTACCGGAAGTGCCTGACGACCTACACAGGCCTTACATTGACAATGTAGAGCTTGACTGTGAGGAATGTGGTGGCACAATGGAGAGAATTCCTGACGTACTGGATGTATGGTTCGATTCAGGAGTCGCTCCATGGGCCTCGCTCAAACACCCAGCGATCGATTTCTCGTTCGAGGACCACAATCCTGTGGACTTGGAGCTTGAAGGATTCGATCAGATCCGTGGATGGTGGAACAGTCAGTTCATCACCTCACACATGACATACGATCAGAAACCGTTCAACAACGTCATCTACCACGGCAAAGTAATGCTTGACGGCAAAGAAATGTCGAAATCCAAAGGTATTGTAGTCTCTCCAGGAGAGGCCATAGAGAAATACGGCCGTGACGTACTTAGATTCTTTATCCTGTCCGGAGATCCTTCAGATGATCTCAACTTTACATGGGACAAGATGGATGAGAACCAGGAGTTCATGAACATCCTCTGGAACACATACAACTACAAAGACACGTACACAGAGGATAGAGAAAGGCCTGACAACCTCAACACTGAGGATGAATGGATTCTATCGCGGCTGAACACTCTTGTCAGAGATGTAAGAGAGTACTCTACCGAGCCTAACTACCAGGCCTTCAAGGCCGCTCAGGAAGTAGAAAGATTCACGAAGGAAGATCTTTCCCGTGGATACATCAAGATGGTTCGTGACAGGCTACGTCCAGGATACGAAGGAGATGACAGGAAGGCTGCTGAATGGACTCTGCGCAAGGTATGCGACGAGCTTCTACAAGTTCTTTCACCATTCCTGCCATACCTTACAGAGTACCTTTACGACGATGAAGACTCAATCCACATGCTGGATTACCCAGAAGTACAGGAAGAGTTCATTGACGAAGCACTGGAACGAGAAATGAGCATTTTTCAGGACATAGAGGAAGCTGTCGCAAGATTAAGACAGGAGAAAGGAATCAAGCTTCGACACCCTGTCCAGAAAGTAACTGTATCAGGCAACGCAGAAGTCAAGGAGGCCGTAGAAAGCCTTGAAGAACTTCTCGAGGAACGACTGAATACCAAGGATGTGGCCTTTGAAAAGGTCGAACTTGACTATGAAGTCAAGCTTGACTATGCAAAAGCCGGGCCTGAACTCGGTGGAGATGTCAAATCAGTAGAATCTTCTCTGGCTGATATGGATCACAACGAGCTTGCTGATAAAATCGAAGACGGCGAATCGATAGAAGTCGAAGGCCACGAGCTGAGCTCTGACATGTTCGAGGTCAGAAGCTTTGTTCCAGAAGGAATGGAGGGCGAAGAATTTTCCGAAGGAACAGTCTATATCGACGACGAAATGACAGAAGAGCTCAAGGATGAGGCCCTGGTAGCTGAAGTTCTCAGAGAACTACAACAAGCCCGTAAAGAGGCCGAACTTGAAGTCGAGGACAAGGTAGATGTCTCATTTGGAGGAGACATTGAACCGGTTGAGGAAAACGTGGAAACTGTCAGAGACAGAGTAAACGTCGAATCAATCGACTTCGAAGGTAGAGAACTGGAATTCTCAGGCAGCGTTGAATTCGAAGACAGAAAAGTCAGTTACAGCTTTTCAAGGCCTGTACAGTAA
- a CDS encoding HAD family hydrolase — MAYSSVIFDMDGVLLNSLVDGEKWKYRAVDRALKEKDVEPENVSRDGKDAILGDKGYKACLKKSSKLGLDPREIWSLVAQETTNARGEELRKGNFELYPEAEKVVKNLHQKDIPLAVISNAPEAAVKMMIEYFELKQYFKFFAGVRNFEDLRDRKPHPNHLELAKAELKRDPFIYVGDSDSDLKAAENARMDSVWVKRGGEVQNGHTFEVEGLGEIVNRVVEDQSE; from the coding sequence ATGGCCTATAGCTCGGTAATCTTCGATATGGATGGCGTGCTTCTTAACTCGCTGGTTGACGGTGAGAAATGGAAGTACAGAGCTGTCGACCGGGCTTTAAAGGAGAAAGATGTTGAGCCAGAAAATGTTTCCAGAGATGGTAAGGATGCTATTCTAGGTGATAAAGGTTACAAGGCCTGTCTGAAGAAATCCTCGAAGTTAGGCCTCGATCCAAGAGAGATCTGGTCTCTGGTAGCACAGGAAACCACGAATGCGCGTGGCGAAGAGCTTAGAAAAGGAAACTTCGAGCTATATCCGGAGGCAGAAAAGGTCGTGAAGAATCTTCACCAGAAAGATATTCCTCTGGCTGTTATAAGCAATGCTCCTGAGGCCGCTGTTAAAATGATGATCGAATATTTCGAGCTTAAGCAGTACTTCAAGTTCTTTGCCGGCGTCCGTAATTTTGAGGATCTGCGGGATAGAAAACCTCATCCAAATCATCTTGAGCTGGCGAAGGCCGAGTTAAAGAGAGATCCTTTCATCTATGTTGGTGATTCCGACTCTGATCTGAAGGCTGCTGAAAATGCCAGGATGGATTCTGTATGGGTTAAAAGAGGCGGAGAGGTTCAGAACGGCCACACTTTCGAGGTTGAGGGCCTGGGAGAGATAGTTAATCGGGTTGTCGAAGACCAATCTGAATAA
- a CDS encoding TIGR00269 family protein yields MTDETCSKCGEPAVIHREYEGRALCKEHFSIDINKKVKKTIREGNLVESGDTIAVGLSGGKDSAVLLEQLVEIFGERPDIEIIGVSVHEGIDPYRDESISAAEELCNDLGVDLKLGKYDDYYDLKMDDVADAGAKGNCTYCGIMRRDLLNKLCREVDADKMAIGHNLDDEAQAIMMNHIKGDMKRMARIGPKKDPSDHEMFTQRIKPLRDVREKEVALYSRIHDLGVIDRCPHVQEGSMRPMVKSFLNKLESEMPGVKNQIVSHGREISDMVEDNIDYDSEENEIQECEKCGEPCSSKICRKCQLLDEIKIAADKSDDHDFSVEE; encoded by the coding sequence ATGACTGACGAAACCTGCAGCAAATGTGGAGAGCCAGCGGTAATCCACCGAGAGTATGAAGGCCGGGCCCTCTGCAAGGAACACTTCTCCATCGACATCAACAAGAAAGTGAAGAAAACGATTAGAGAAGGAAACCTTGTAGAATCAGGCGACACAATCGCAGTAGGCCTGTCCGGCGGAAAAGACTCCGCAGTACTTCTTGAACAGCTGGTAGAGATCTTCGGAGAAAGGCCTGACATCGAGATAATAGGAGTCTCCGTGCACGAAGGCATCGATCCTTACAGAGATGAATCGATCTCTGCTGCTGAGGAACTGTGCAACGATCTAGGTGTTGACCTGAAGCTTGGAAAGTACGATGATTACTACGACTTGAAGATGGATGACGTAGCGGATGCAGGAGCAAAAGGAAACTGCACCTACTGCGGAATAATGCGCAGAGACCTTCTCAACAAGCTTTGCCGTGAAGTTGACGCGGACAAGATGGCTATCGGCCACAACTTAGACGACGAGGCGCAGGCCATCATGATGAATCATATCAAAGGAGACATGAAGCGAATGGCACGTATTGGCCCGAAGAAAGATCCTTCAGACCACGAAATGTTTACTCAGAGAATCAAGCCTCTCCGCGATGTAAGAGAGAAAGAGGTAGCGCTTTACTCCCGTATCCATGATCTTGGAGTTATTGATCGGTGCCCTCATGTACAGGAAGGATCGATGAGGCCTATGGTAAAAAGTTTCCTGAACAAGCTGGAGTCTGAGATGCCTGGCGTCAAGAATCAGATAGTTTCACACGGCCGAGAGATCTCAGACATGGTAGAAGACAACATAGACTACGACAGCGAGGAAAACGAGATACAGGAGTGCGAGAAATGTGGAGAACCTTGCTCATCGAAAATATGCAGGAAATGCCAGCTTCTGGATGAGATCAAGATCGCAGCCGATAAATCAGATGACCACGATTTCTCTGTAGAAGAATAA
- a CDS encoding TRAM domain-containing protein — MTDNTGDFDDQFNDENLDEMEEAVEEVEEELEEAEEALEEEMEIEEEIEEEDDSEDFDDEDNDDDEDLDKPVSEGEIVELEVEDLGSKGDGIARVEGFVVFVPGGEVGKKYDVEVTSVGRKFAFAEIEEEVE, encoded by the coding sequence ATGACAGATAATACTGGAGATTTTGACGATCAATTTAATGATGAAAACCTAGATGAAATGGAAGAAGCCGTTGAAGAAGTTGAAGAGGAGCTAGAGGAAGCTGAAGAAGCTCTAGAGGAAGAAATGGAGATTGAAGAAGAAATTGAAGAGGAAGATGACTCTGAAGACTTCGACGACGAAGATAATGATGACGATGAAGATCTTGACAAGCCTGTTTCCGAAGGAGAAATTGTAGAGCTTGAAGTAGAGGATCTTGGAAGCAAAGGCGATGGTATCGCAAGAGTTGAAGGTTTCGTAGTTTTCGTTCCGGGAGGAGAAGTCGGCAAGAAGTACGATGTAGAAGTTACTTCTGTAGGCCGTAAGTTCGCTTTCGCGGAAATTGAGGAAGAAGTAGAGTAG
- a CDS encoding HIT family protein has translation MPPQGDQCIFCQLMQQPEQLNIIAETDNFYVWHEYPEPRATGQANVVPKEHKESIMDLTPGEYSEAMTLVREVMEKAKTGIDAEGLTVVIPEGQMGGQMLDHMYIQIFPRFEEDENAGTPASAVFPQKEMSEQEIKDTADTMASTEVNFQTETIEPHPDSQKFKEKETHSQGREEGNEADQEETEEAHEEEFESKSYSWE, from the coding sequence ATGCCGCCACAAGGAGACCAGTGCATCTTCTGCCAGCTAATGCAGCAACCAGAACAACTCAACATAATCGCAGAAACAGACAACTTCTACGTATGGCACGAATACCCAGAACCAAGAGCCACAGGCCAGGCCAACGTAGTACCCAAAGAACACAAAGAATCAATCATGGACCTCACACCCGGAGAATACAGCGAGGCCATGACACTAGTCAGAGAAGTAATGGAAAAAGCCAAGACCGGCATCGATGCAGAAGGCCTCACCGTAGTAATACCAGAAGGCCAGATGGGCGGCCAGATGCTTGACCATATGTACATCCAGATATTCCCAAGATTCGAGGAAGATGAAAACGCAGGCACACCGGCCTCAGCAGTATTCCCACAGAAAGAAATGAGCGAACAGGAAATCAAAGACACGGCCGATACAATGGCCTCCACAGAAGTAAACTTCCAGACAGAAACCATCGAACCACACCCAGACAGCCAGAAATTCAAGGAAAAAGAAACACATTCTCAAGGCCGTGAAGAAGGAAATGAGGCTGATCAAGAAGAAACAGAAGAGGCCCACGAAGAAGAATTCGAAAGTAAAAGTTACAGCTGGGAGTGA
- a CDS encoding histone: MEFSIYRMKQVLKGETDKRVSEEAARALGDQMDEHGIEIASRAKEYAEEAGRKTVRAVDIRKALRG; encoded by the coding sequence ATGGAATTTTCAATCTACAGGATGAAACAGGTTCTCAAAGGAGAAACAGACAAAAGAGTATCAGAAGAGGCAGCAAGAGCTTTAGGAGATCAGATGGATGAGCACGGAATAGAAATTGCATCCAGAGCTAAGGAATATGCTGAAGAAGCTGGTAGAAAAACTGTGAGAGCAGTAGACATTAGAAAGGCCTTAAGAGGATAA
- the cysS gene encoding cysteine--tRNA ligase has translation MTLKLFNTLTREKEEFKPLEEGKVTFYSCGQTIYDDLHIGNAKAYTAWDTLTRYLRWKGYTVRHVQNITDVGHLTDDGDQGEDKVEKRAKELGLEPMELVEDQIERYFEDTKALNVKRQDIVPRATGHINEMITYIQHIINNGYAYEVDGNIYFDVEAFAEDYPYGEMAKKDIEQLKEEARSRVEPDENKKNQFDFALWLNAEGTDHAMKWHAHFTIEGEEVYSTGYPGWHLECSIMSQKYLGDEFDIHAGGKDHIFPHHPNERAQAFAATGKGQARYWIHNEFINIEGEKMSKSEGNFYTVRELLEKGFSGDAIRLYLISTHYRSETDFSLEGLEKAEKELKRVRRTVEKVGYMEEPEGKHSFGEPGEYEGLIGDFEEAMDDDLNTAKAKQVLMKAVNEANSMLEDGDQPAVDYSNALIEMFDVLGVDVRPQASDSESGMADLLMELRDEAREQEDWDTSDMIRDRLEELGFEVEDTDEGSRWLK, from the coding sequence ATGACACTGAAATTATTCAATACACTGACACGGGAGAAAGAAGAATTCAAACCACTGGAAGAAGGAAAAGTTACTTTTTACAGCTGCGGGCAGACAATCTACGACGACCTCCACATCGGAAACGCAAAGGCCTACACCGCATGGGACACACTAACTCGCTACCTGCGGTGGAAAGGATACACAGTACGACACGTACAGAATATTACTGATGTAGGCCACTTGACCGATGACGGCGACCAGGGAGAGGATAAAGTCGAGAAACGAGCCAAAGAACTAGGCCTCGAACCCATGGAACTTGTCGAAGACCAGATCGAACGCTACTTTGAGGACACGAAGGCCTTGAATGTCAAGCGGCAGGATATTGTTCCACGTGCGACAGGACATATTAACGAGATGATTACATACATTCAGCACATTATCAACAATGGTTATGCGTATGAGGTTGACGGAAATATCTACTTTGATGTTGAGGCCTTTGCAGAGGATTACCCTTACGGTGAAATGGCGAAGAAGGATATTGAACAGTTGAAGGAAGAGGCCCGGAGTCGTGTAGAGCCTGATGAGAACAAGAAAAACCAGTTTGACTTTGCTCTCTGGCTTAACGCCGAGGGAACCGATCATGCGATGAAGTGGCATGCACACTTTACTATTGAGGGCGAAGAAGTCTACTCAACTGGTTATCCTGGATGGCATCTGGAGTGCTCTATCATGAGCCAGAAATACTTGGGAGACGAATTCGATATTCACGCTGGTGGAAAAGACCATATATTCCCTCACCACCCAAACGAGCGTGCGCAGGCCTTTGCAGCGACAGGAAAAGGTCAGGCCCGTTACTGGATCCACAACGAGTTCATTAATATCGAGGGAGAGAAGATGAGTAAGTCAGAAGGTAACTTCTATACTGTTAGAGAGCTGCTGGAGAAAGGTTTCAGCGGTGACGCGATCAGGCTTTATCTGATAAGTACTCATTACCGTTCGGAGACTGATTTCTCACTTGAAGGCCTGGAGAAGGCTGAGAAAGAACTTAAGAGAGTGAGGAGGACTGTGGAAAAGGTTGGCTACATGGAGGAACCTGAAGGAAAACACAGCTTCGGTGAGCCTGGAGAGTACGAAGGCCTTATCGGTGATTTCGAGGAAGCGATGGACGATGACCTGAATACGGCAAAGGCCAAACAGGTTTTGATGAAAGCAGTTAACGAGGCGAACTCCATGCTTGAAGACGGCGATCAACCTGCTGTAGATTACAGCAACGCACTCATTGAGATGTTTGATGTTCTTGGAGTAGATGTAAGGCCCCAGGCCTCTGATTCTGAGTCCGGCATGGCTGATCTGTTGATGGAGCTTCGTGACGAGGCCCGTGAACAGGAGGACTGGGATACTTCAGATATGATTCGTGATCGATTGGAAGAGCTAGGTTTCGAAGTTGAGGACACTGATGAAGGCAGTAGATGGCTGAAATAA
- a CDS encoding DHHA1 domain-containing protein — MTEKVGPAVDFIQNIEEDDRVVVIHHWDMDGTSSAVITSKILKKVRGRPADEVMIPSERAYHLGEKDHEKLEDADKLIVLDFNLKADELEELNQDQDVLVVDHHGFDRVPDIPFVNPRQYDADVYVPCSKICLDISKSFELEEELKWVAGLGIIQDFGVDSCPELFEELKQDYKEFFPEELSQQELAKNCEYGRYSSVLNIKPYRDSAHFAKLAYEALMKSNDLKELEAQEEYRQVYEVYLEMQDEFNEVMENYEEEREIDREQCIIFFELDSDFHITSSIATNMSTKTPEWIHLVIQRDEEINISARCQSGRVDLGELMQEALPEKAVEEGAEAGGHRKAAGASMPEKYFEDFKENFKQLVKQEG; from the coding sequence ATGACAGAGAAAGTAGGGCCAGCTGTAGACTTTATTCAAAATATCGAGGAAGACGATAGAGTTGTAGTTATCCATCACTGGGATATGGATGGAACTTCCAGCGCTGTAATTACTTCTAAAATTCTCAAGAAGGTTAGAGGCCGTCCAGCAGACGAAGTAATGATTCCAAGCGAAAGAGCATACCACTTAGGTGAAAAGGACCACGAGAAACTTGAGGACGCCGACAAACTAATTGTTCTGGACTTTAACCTTAAGGCCGACGAACTTGAGGAACTCAACCAGGATCAAGACGTCCTTGTAGTCGATCACCACGGCTTTGACCGTGTACCGGACATTCCATTCGTAAATCCAAGACAGTACGACGCAGACGTATACGTTCCGTGCAGCAAGATCTGCCTTGACATATCCAAAAGCTTTGAGCTGGAGGAAGAACTCAAATGGGTTGCAGGCCTTGGAATTATACAGGACTTCGGCGTAGACTCGTGCCCAGAACTTTTCGAAGAACTCAAGCAGGACTACAAGGAATTCTTCCCGGAAGAACTTTCACAACAGGAACTGGCCAAAAACTGCGAGTACGGCCGATACTCATCAGTCCTCAACATAAAGCCTTACAGAGATTCAGCACACTTCGCAAAACTGGCATATGAGGCCCTCATGAAATCAAATGATCTCAAAGAACTTGAGGCCCAGGAGGAGTACCGACAGGTCTATGAAGTATACCTTGAGATGCAGGATGAGTTCAACGAGGTAATGGAGAACTATGAGGAAGAAAGAGAAATCGACAGAGAGCAATGCATAATCTTCTTCGAGCTGGACTCCGATTTCCACATCACCTCATCGATTGCAACGAACATGTCCACAAAGACTCCGGAGTGGATCCACCTCGTGATTCAGAGAGATGAGGAAATCAACATCTCCGCCAGATGCCAGAGTGGCAGAGTAGATCTTGGAGAACTAATGCAGGAAGCTCTCCCGGAGAAAGCAGTTGAAGAAGGCGCAGAAGCGGGAGGCCACAGAAAAGCAGCTGGGGCCTCAATGCCAGAAAAATATTTCGAGGATTTCAAGGAGAACTTCAAACAGCTGGTTAAACAGGAAGGATAA
- a CDS encoding HAD family hydrolase — translation MYDGIIFDKDGVLLDSAVNNFLWMDKVRINAAKKHGVEMDVNDAMTVAKASSASKVEKLLNEKGINWETLKKIENTVQDSKIRLMEEHYITPFPEVETILDNLDVEKAVATNAPKRTADFTLDHFGLEGYFRIINAPPMDPMPEYFNKRKPSKQMLKTAMDYMNASNPVMVGDTESDVKAAKNAGIDSILVESYGERPELDPTHRVTRLAELKRFIE, via the coding sequence ATGTACGATGGAATAATTTTCGACAAGGACGGAGTGCTGCTTGACTCAGCAGTAAACAACTTTCTATGGATGGATAAAGTAAGAATTAACGCAGCAAAGAAGCATGGCGTGGAAATGGATGTAAATGATGCCATGACCGTTGCAAAGGCCTCTTCAGCGAGCAAGGTAGAAAAACTTCTTAACGAGAAAGGTATTAACTGGGAGACTTTGAAGAAAATTGAGAATACTGTTCAGGACAGCAAGATCAGGCTGATGGAAGAACACTACATTACTCCTTTCCCCGAGGTAGAGACAATTTTAGACAACCTTGATGTTGAGAAAGCCGTGGCCACCAACGCACCGAAAAGAACAGCAGACTTTACACTAGATCATTTCGGACTGGAAGGCTACTTCAGAATCATAAACGCACCTCCAATGGACCCAATGCCAGAATACTTCAACAAGAGAAAACCCAGCAAGCAGATGCTGAAAACCGCAATGGACTACATGAACGCATCCAACCCTGTAATGGTAGGCGACACAGAGTCAGATGTCAAGGCCGCAAAGAACGCAGGGATCGACTCCATACTTGTAGAAAGCTACGGAGAAAGGCCTGAACTAGATCCTACCCACCGAGTTACCAGACTGGCAGAACTGAAAAGATTCATCGAGTAG